In Bombus affinis isolate iyBomAffi1 chromosome 11, iyBomAffi1.2, whole genome shotgun sequence, one genomic interval encodes:
- the LOC126922185 gene encoding presenilin-1 isoform X1, whose protein sequence is MSESDIYDSADEYTSLMDGHVAESRTDDLGLVTGRKRRSRISNEEVENGVPEVHVQTPGISNNASSGRRGTSGNSGQGRSRNYRDEEEEELKYGAAHVIKLFVPVSLCMLVVVATISSINFYTTKGMYLVYTPFHEDSADTSTKAWQAVANSLILMSVIVFMTVILIVLYKYKFYKVIHGWLIISSLLLLSMFSMLYCEQVLKAYNIPMDLFTLGLVLWNFGVVGMICIHWQGPLQLQQAYLIFISALMALVFIKYLPEWTAWVVLGVISIWDLIAVLTPKGPLRILVETAQERNESIFPALIYSSTIMYTATMTYAGYVQTATMTTSDNATGDSTTYTMRDQADHQNSPASGDAEESGFTPEWIDTHDDRGARRAQEVRENTLSLTERSRQQDNRVARESQGQQIAITEEERGVKLGLGDFIFYSVLVGKASSYGDWNTTLACFVAILIGLCLTLLLLAIFKKALPALPISVTFGLTFYFATRVIVAPFADNLASEQVFI, encoded by the exons ATGTCTGAGAGTGATATTTACGACTCGGCGGACGAATATACAAGCCTAATGGACGGTCACGTCGCGGAATCTCGCACGGACGATTTGGGCTTGGTCACTGGTCGAAAAAGGCGTTCTCGCATTAGTAACGAAgag GTTGAAAATGGTGTTCCTGAAGTCCATGTTCAGACACCAGGTATATCGAATAATGCAAGTTCAGGTAGGAGAGGTACATCAGGCAATAGTGGCCAGGGTAGATCTAGAAATTATAGAgatgaagaggaagaggaaTTAAAGTATGGAGCAGCACATGTCATTAAATTATTTGTGCCTGTATCCCTTTGTATGTTAGTTGTAGTTGCCACAATTAGTTCTATAAACTTCTATACAACTAAAGGAATGTATTT AGTATACACTCCGTTTCATGAAGACAGTGCTGACACAAGTACCAAGGCTTGGCAAGCAGTTGCTAACTCCTTGATACTCATGAGTGTCATTGTATTTATGACTGTGATACTTATTGTCCtatacaaatacaaattttacaaaGTAATCCATGGATGGTTGATAATAAGTTCCTTATTGTTGTTATCTATGTTTTCCATGTTATATTGCGA GCAAGTATTAAAAGCATACAACATTCCAATGGATTTGTTTACATTAGGCTTAGTTTTGTGGAATTTTGGAGTAGTTGGAATGATATGTATACATTGGCAAGGTCCCTTGCAATTACAACAAGcatatcttatttttatttctgcTTTAATGGCGCttgtttttatcaaatatttgccAGAATGGACAGCATGGGTTGTACTAGGTGTTATCAGCATTTGGG ATTTAATTGCCGTGTTAACACCAAAAGGACCTCTAAGAATACTTGTTGAGACCGCACAAGAGCGAAATGAGTCTATTTTTCCTGCATTGATTTATTCTTCTACAATTATGTACACAGCCACAATGACTTACGCTGGTTATGTACAAACCGCAACGATGACTACTAGCGACAATGCTACTGGTGACAGCACGACATATACAATGCGTGATCAAGCAGATCATCAAAACAGTCCTGCATCGGGAGATGCAGAAGAGAGTGGGTTTACTCCTGAATGGATAGATACACATG aTGATCGAGGAGCGAGGCGAGCGCAAGAAGTACGTGAAAACACTTTATCCCTAACAGAAAGATCAAGGCAACAAGATAATCGCGTTGCGCGTGAATCACAAGGGCAGCAAATTGCAATTACCGAAGAAGAACGAGGTGTGAAATTAGGTCTTGGTGATTTTATATTCTACAGTGTTTTAGTTGGGAAAGCTTCCAGTTATGGCGATTGGAATACCACGTTGGCTTGTTTCGTTGCTATTCTTATT GGGCTTTGCTTGACGCTATTGTTACTGGCTATATTCAAGAAGGCATTGCCCGCATTACCAATCTCTGTTACGTTTGGTTTAACATTTTATTTCGCCACAAGGGTAATTGTTGCGCCGTTTGCGGATAatttagcgagcgagcaagtGTTCATTTAA
- the LOC126922185 gene encoding presenilin-1 isoform X2: MSESDIYDSADEYTSLMDGHVAESRTDDLGLVTGRKRRSRISNEEVENGVPEVHVQTPGISNNASSGRRGTSGNSGQGRSRNYRDEEEEELKYGAAHVIKLFVPVSLCMLVVVATISSINFYTTKGMYLVYTPFHEDSADTSTKAWQAVANSLILMSVIVFMTVILIVLYKYKFYKVIHGWLIISSLLLLSMFSMLYCEQVLKAYNIPMDLFTLGLVLWNFGVVGMICIHWQGPLQLQQAYLIFISALMALVFIKYLPEWTAWVVLGVISIWDLIAVLTPKGPLRILVETAQERNESIFPALIYSSTIMYTATMTYAGYVQTATMTTSDNATGDSTTYTMRDQADHQNSPASGDAEENDRGARRAQEVRENTLSLTERSRQQDNRVARESQGQQIAITEEERGVKLGLGDFIFYSVLVGKASSYGDWNTTLACFVAILIGLCLTLLLLAIFKKALPALPISVTFGLTFYFATRVIVAPFADNLASEQVFI, translated from the exons ATGTCTGAGAGTGATATTTACGACTCGGCGGACGAATATACAAGCCTAATGGACGGTCACGTCGCGGAATCTCGCACGGACGATTTGGGCTTGGTCACTGGTCGAAAAAGGCGTTCTCGCATTAGTAACGAAgag GTTGAAAATGGTGTTCCTGAAGTCCATGTTCAGACACCAGGTATATCGAATAATGCAAGTTCAGGTAGGAGAGGTACATCAGGCAATAGTGGCCAGGGTAGATCTAGAAATTATAGAgatgaagaggaagaggaaTTAAAGTATGGAGCAGCACATGTCATTAAATTATTTGTGCCTGTATCCCTTTGTATGTTAGTTGTAGTTGCCACAATTAGTTCTATAAACTTCTATACAACTAAAGGAATGTATTT AGTATACACTCCGTTTCATGAAGACAGTGCTGACACAAGTACCAAGGCTTGGCAAGCAGTTGCTAACTCCTTGATACTCATGAGTGTCATTGTATTTATGACTGTGATACTTATTGTCCtatacaaatacaaattttacaaaGTAATCCATGGATGGTTGATAATAAGTTCCTTATTGTTGTTATCTATGTTTTCCATGTTATATTGCGA GCAAGTATTAAAAGCATACAACATTCCAATGGATTTGTTTACATTAGGCTTAGTTTTGTGGAATTTTGGAGTAGTTGGAATGATATGTATACATTGGCAAGGTCCCTTGCAATTACAACAAGcatatcttatttttatttctgcTTTAATGGCGCttgtttttatcaaatatttgccAGAATGGACAGCATGGGTTGTACTAGGTGTTATCAGCATTTGGG ATTTAATTGCCGTGTTAACACCAAAAGGACCTCTAAGAATACTTGTTGAGACCGCACAAGAGCGAAATGAGTCTATTTTTCCTGCATTGATTTATTCTTCTACAATTATGTACACAGCCACAATGACTTACGCTGGTTATGTACAAACCGCAACGATGACTACTAGCGACAATGCTACTGGTGACAGCACGACATATACAATGCGTGATCAAGCAGATCATCAAAACAGTCCTGCATCGGGAGATGCAGAAGAGA aTGATCGAGGAGCGAGGCGAGCGCAAGAAGTACGTGAAAACACTTTATCCCTAACAGAAAGATCAAGGCAACAAGATAATCGCGTTGCGCGTGAATCACAAGGGCAGCAAATTGCAATTACCGAAGAAGAACGAGGTGTGAAATTAGGTCTTGGTGATTTTATATTCTACAGTGTTTTAGTTGGGAAAGCTTCCAGTTATGGCGATTGGAATACCACGTTGGCTTGTTTCGTTGCTATTCTTATT GGGCTTTGCTTGACGCTATTGTTACTGGCTATATTCAAGAAGGCATTGCCCGCATTACCAATCTCTGTTACGTTTGGTTTAACATTTTATTTCGCCACAAGGGTAATTGTTGCGCCGTTTGCGGATAatttagcgagcgagcaagtGTTCATTTAA